From the Gordonia bronchialis DSM 43247 genome, one window contains:
- a CDS encoding DUF3320 domain-containing protein: MTFDPRHSVDQSLHHLAQRLDPIIGTKLAPSLGGLPWPTVLSELDKMKGKPPKSYSAADLQSQLRMITERLGKLGFPFDDYTRVVTTLGNELRIVRNRWAHHDDLTTLDAWRASDFAVRLLEHFGDDQGAADARKLRDEAFDALVEAKVIAEHVAPTLTQPYTEAAEPGAEAEPDSDVVRPDPFVLKRSDSANTPTIGSGRSEFEPWTVVVVGDVDVLDALPKKVAKEQVRAVATEIAEFEGPIHINRLAQLTAASFGVQRLWPAREKKLVYQIKQTELVIDGDKCVWPTDLDPATWTEFRPNDSTVDRPFTEISPAEIANAMRLLRADNPGISDADLDAATLRTFGRKRKTKQFAAQLERARHLVDQYLTFIN; the protein is encoded by the coding sequence GTGACCTTCGATCCACGCCACTCCGTCGATCAAAGTCTGCACCACCTCGCGCAGCGACTCGACCCGATCATCGGCACCAAGTTGGCGCCCAGCCTCGGCGGCCTTCCATGGCCGACAGTCCTGAGTGAGCTCGACAAGATGAAGGGCAAACCACCCAAGTCTTACTCTGCAGCCGACCTGCAATCGCAACTCAGAATGATCACAGAACGCCTCGGCAAACTCGGGTTCCCGTTCGATGACTACACACGCGTGGTCACCACTCTCGGCAACGAACTGCGGATTGTCCGAAACCGGTGGGCACACCATGATGACCTGACGACATTGGATGCCTGGCGCGCAAGTGATTTCGCGGTACGACTCCTCGAGCACTTCGGCGACGACCAGGGTGCCGCTGATGCGCGAAAGCTGCGTGACGAAGCCTTCGACGCCTTGGTGGAGGCGAAAGTCATCGCTGAGCACGTCGCACCGACGCTAACGCAACCGTACACCGAGGCGGCGGAGCCCGGTGCCGAAGCTGAGCCGGACTCGGACGTCGTTCGCCCAGACCCTTTCGTGTTGAAGCGCTCCGACTCTGCGAACACCCCAACCATCGGCTCCGGACGGTCGGAGTTCGAACCGTGGACAGTCGTCGTGGTCGGTGATGTCGATGTCCTCGACGCCTTGCCGAAAAAGGTCGCCAAGGAACAGGTCCGTGCTGTCGCAACCGAGATCGCGGAGTTCGAAGGCCCGATACACATCAATCGGCTCGCCCAGCTCACAGCTGCATCCTTTGGAGTCCAACGGCTTTGGCCGGCGCGCGAGAAGAAGCTGGTCTACCAGATCAAGCAGACCGAGCTGGTCATCGATGGCGACAAGTGTGTCTGGCCAACCGATCTCGATCCAGCAACATGGACAGAGTTCCGGCCCAACGACAGCACTGTCGACCGCCCCTTCACTGAGATCAGCCCAGCTGAGATTGCCAACGCAATGCGCTTGCTTCGAGCCGACAACCCGGGGATCAGCGACGCCGACCTCGACGCTGCGACCCTCCGAACCTTTGGACGTAAGCGCAAGACGAAGCAGTTCGCTGCACAACTTGAACGGGCGCGACATCTCGTTGATCAGTACCTGACTTTTATCAATTAG